One Ancylothrix sp. D3o DNA window includes the following coding sequences:
- a CDS encoding type II toxin-antitoxin system HicA family toxin, with protein sequence MVDKKRKILDKALAGSKNIKFSEMVMLIEAFGFSLARISGSHHIFTHPQIREIVNIQNKKGEVALYQVRQFLSLVEEYNLTMED encoded by the coding sequence GTGGTCGATAAAAAGCGGAAAATTCTGGATAAGGCTCTGGCCGGTTCAAAAAATATCAAGTTTAGTGAAATGGTGATGCTTATTGAAGCTTTCGGTTTTAGTTTGGCAAGAATCAGTGGTAGTCATCACATTTTTACTCATCCCCAAATTAGAGAAATTGTTAATATTCAAAATAAAAAAGGAGAAGTGGCTCTCTATCAAGTGCGTCAATTCTTATCGCTCGTTGAAGAGTACAATCTGACGATGGAGGATTAA
- a CDS encoding photosystem II protein D1, with protein sequence NLGMEVMHERNAHNFPLDLASVEAPSIKG encoded by the coding sequence CTAACTTGGGTATGGAAGTAATGCACGAGCGTAATGCTCACAACTTCCCTCTTGATTTGGCTTCTGTTGAGGCTCCTTCTATCAAGGGCTAA